The following coding sequences lie in one Saccharopolyspora hordei genomic window:
- a CDS encoding cytochrome P450 family protein: MSTTEARTEEPVFDAEFVNDLHARYAEIRGTTPVQRMRTQNGLPVWVITRYADARAALADPRLSKEGARIREVINANLPPDSDRRAFDDSLAAHMLNTDPPEHTRLRKLVVKAFTSRRVEALRPRVEEITARLLDGMAERSEVDLLDAFAFPLPIQVISELVGVDQERRDEFRAWTNDLVDADRDAAGKAVVAMAQYLVELIADKRTHPGDDLLTALIHATEDEDRLSDQELVSMVFLLLVAGHETTVNLIGNGVLHLLRHPEQWAALREDPDLVAGAVEEMLRFDGPVTHGTFRFTTEPLPVGDQVIPAGQVVWVGLAAANRDPEQFPEPDRFDITRDAHGHLAFGHGIHFCLGAQLARLEAQVALRGLVERFPHLSPAAPLDEVQWRFSTLIRGLRALPVHPHGS; the protein is encoded by the coding sequence ATGTCCACCACCGAGGCGCGCACCGAAGAGCCCGTCTTCGACGCCGAGTTCGTCAACGACCTGCACGCGCGGTACGCCGAGATCCGCGGCACCACGCCGGTCCAGCGCATGCGCACCCAGAACGGCCTGCCGGTCTGGGTCATCACCCGGTACGCCGACGCCCGCGCCGCGCTGGCCGATCCCCGGCTGAGCAAGGAGGGCGCGCGGATCCGCGAGGTGATCAACGCGAACCTGCCGCCGGACTCCGACCGCCGGGCGTTCGACGACTCGTTGGCCGCGCACATGCTCAACACGGACCCGCCGGAGCACACCCGGCTGCGCAAGCTCGTGGTCAAGGCGTTCACCAGCCGCCGGGTGGAGGCCCTGCGCCCGCGGGTCGAGGAGATCACCGCGCGGCTGCTCGACGGGATGGCCGAGCGTTCCGAAGTGGACCTGCTGGACGCCTTCGCGTTCCCGCTGCCGATCCAGGTGATCTCCGAGCTGGTCGGCGTGGACCAGGAGCGCCGGGACGAGTTCCGGGCCTGGACCAACGACCTGGTGGACGCCGACCGCGACGCGGCGGGCAAGGCGGTCGTGGCGATGGCCCAGTACCTCGTCGAGCTCATCGCGGACAAGCGCACCCACCCCGGCGACGACCTGCTCACCGCGCTGATCCACGCCACCGAGGACGAGGACCGGCTCAGCGACCAGGAACTCGTCTCGATGGTGTTCCTGCTGCTGGTGGCCGGGCACGAGACCACCGTCAACCTCATCGGCAACGGGGTGCTGCACCTGCTGCGCCACCCCGAGCAGTGGGCGGCCCTGCGGGAGGACCCGGACCTGGTGGCCGGGGCGGTGGAGGAGATGCTGCGCTTCGACGGGCCGGTGACGCACGGGACCTTCCGCTTCACCACCGAGCCGCTGCCGGTCGGCGACCAGGTCATCCCCGCCGGGCAGGTCGTGTGGGTCGGGCTGGCGGCGGCCAACCGCGACCCGGAGCAGTTCCCGGAGCCGGACCGGTTCGACATCACCCGCGACGCGCACGGGCACCTCGCCTTCGGCCACGGCATCCACTTCTGCCTCGGCGCGCAGCTGGCCCGCCTGGAGGCGCAGGTCGCGCTGCGCGGGCTCGTCGAGCGGTTCCCGCACCTCAGCCCGGCGGCGCCGCTGGACGAGGTGCAGTGGCGCTTCAGCACCCTGATCCGCGGCCTGCGCGCCCTGCCGGTCCACCCGCACGGGAGCTGA
- a CDS encoding potassium/proton antiporter, with the protein MSLQQLYVVLLVSGLVVLTGAMAALLASRLGLPSLLLYLALGVVLGEDVLGIEFHDAQLAQNLGTAALAVILVEGGLTTRWTDIRRVIVPAGVLATVGVGASVVITALGAHLLLGIDWQVSLLLGAIVSSTDAAAVFSVLRVLPLPRRLAGLLEAESGFNDAPTVIFVLLFSTVPLEPSPLEITGNLVYQLVIGGIMGLLIGWTGAQVLPRLALPASGLYPVATFGLGLVAFAAGGAAQASGFLAAYLAGVVLANTGRLPHRAATRSFAEGLGWLAQIGLFVLLGLLVTPSELPALVLPALVVGLVLLLVARPLSVVVSLLPFRVPWREQVFLSWAGLRGAVPIVLATYPIVQGVPGSERVLDIVFVLVVVFTLVQGPGLRPLARLLGIIPREVTRELQVESVPLNVVGAELLTMTVPPGSRLHHTTVVELRLPEPSVIPLIVRGGRAFVPLPDTYLEMGDELLVVTTLEHRAAAERRLRAVSRRGKLAHWFGERGDPE; encoded by the coding sequence GTACGTGGTGCTGCTCGTCAGCGGCCTCGTGGTCCTCACCGGGGCGATGGCCGCGCTGCTCGCCTCCCGGCTCGGGCTCCCCAGCCTGCTGCTGTACCTCGCGCTCGGCGTGGTGCTCGGCGAGGACGTGCTCGGCATCGAGTTCCACGACGCGCAGCTCGCGCAGAACCTGGGCACGGCGGCGCTCGCGGTCATCCTCGTCGAGGGCGGGCTGACCACCCGGTGGACCGACATCAGACGGGTCATCGTGCCCGCCGGGGTGCTCGCCACCGTGGGCGTCGGGGCCAGCGTGGTCATCACGGCCCTGGGCGCGCACCTGCTGCTCGGCATCGACTGGCAGGTGTCGCTGCTGCTCGGCGCGATCGTGTCGTCCACCGACGCGGCGGCGGTGTTCTCCGTGCTGCGGGTGCTGCCGCTGCCGCGCCGGCTCGCCGGGCTGCTGGAGGCCGAGTCGGGGTTCAACGACGCCCCGACGGTGATCTTCGTGCTGCTGTTCAGCACCGTCCCGCTGGAACCCTCGCCGCTGGAGATCACGGGGAACCTGGTCTACCAGCTGGTCATCGGCGGGATCATGGGGTTGCTCATCGGCTGGACCGGCGCGCAGGTGCTGCCGCGGCTGGCGCTGCCCGCCTCGGGGCTGTACCCGGTGGCGACGTTCGGGCTCGGCCTCGTCGCCTTCGCCGCCGGCGGGGCCGCGCAGGCCAGCGGGTTCCTGGCGGCCTACCTGGCGGGCGTGGTGCTGGCCAACACCGGGCGGCTGCCGCACCGCGCGGCGACCCGCTCCTTCGCCGAGGGCCTCGGCTGGCTCGCGCAGATCGGGCTGTTCGTGCTGCTCGGCCTGCTGGTCACGCCGAGCGAGCTGCCCGCCCTGGTGCTGCCCGCGCTGGTCGTCGGCCTGGTGCTGCTGCTGGTGGCCCGCCCGCTGTCGGTCGTGGTGTCGCTGCTGCCCTTCCGCGTCCCGTGGCGGGAACAGGTGTTCCTGTCCTGGGCCGGGTTGCGCGGCGCGGTGCCGATCGTGCTGGCGACCTACCCGATCGTGCAGGGCGTGCCGGGCAGCGAGCGGGTGCTGGACATCGTGTTCGTGCTGGTCGTGGTCTTCACCCTGGTGCAGGGCCCCGGCCTGCGCCCGCTGGCCCGGCTGCTGGGCATCATCCCCCGCGAGGTCACCCGGGAGCTCCAGGTCGAGTCGGTGCCGCTCAACGTCGTCGGCGCCGAGCTGCTGACCATGACCGTGCCGCCGGGGTCGCGGCTGCACCACACGACCGTCGTCGAGCTGCGGTTGCCCGAGCCCTCGGTGATCCCGCTGATCGTGCGGGGCGGCCGCGCCTTCGTCCCGCTGCCGGACACCTACCTGGAGATGGGCGACGAGCTGCTCGTCGTCACCACGCTGGAGCACCGGGCCGCCGCGGAGCGCCGGCTGCGCGCGGTCAGCCGGCGGGGCAAGCTCGCGCACTGGTTCGGCGAACGCGGCGACCCGGAGTGA